Proteins encoded within one genomic window of uncultured Sphingopyxis sp.:
- a CDS encoding TonB-dependent receptor, with product MKAQLFVSASAAALFASPVSVMAQEAETPSADTTAQEQQRDDRDIIVTATRRTARLQDVPLSVTAFGQEELDDLGIVGFEGIAQNTPGIVVNRPTQNFNNFTARGINTNGYSAGLQSAVAIYVDELPISANGNSTILDPNLYDVERVEFLRGPQGTLFGSNSLAGAMRIITKSPDLDDFEASASVDLGLTGSSSVRQRYNAMVNLPIMKDEIALRVTGYYRNEDGWVDNIGTGIEDSNSLEAFGGRAILLLQPSDRMKVKLLASYENSKPADSALTNPLLGKFVRNSDRPDLFQGKLTNYNVTINYEFDFAELISSTTLSDYDASFYVDLAGTFAQAFPFALDAYGFDDLFVQETRLVSRHDGPIEWVAGFFYYDKRRTVDFAYRSSLEYLTDNNLTGLPDEYYQRFNSYTDQKEIAGFGEVTGRFSDSFWVTGGLRYGSTEVQSFTRGGGYNSNYLTLAFLGVQNFPLTVTDIPYSEGLKVKDDRLSWKASVSWKPVDSLTTYATVSTGFRTPVVNARAGLVSAIDPDDLIIPDGAKSDSVTNYELGLKGRWLGGDLVANIAAYYIDWKDIQVQANRVSDSIQFATNIGGAESYGLEFEFLARPVQGLSLALNGSFNRAKVTDLTPGEAAISGAELGTRLASPHFQGSGTLRYDFAIGGGDSAYAAVNVSHAGSFPNQFPNVPGNPAAVSPTYDFTEAWTNVNLYAGAKLGAIDLGAYVENLFDDSKITYVHPEAFLDGRYARMRPRTIGVRANYRF from the coding sequence ATGAAGGCTCAGCTTTTTGTGTCCGCCTCGGCGGCCGCCCTGTTCGCATCGCCCGTTTCGGTCATGGCGCAGGAGGCGGAGACGCCATCCGCCGATACCACCGCGCAGGAACAGCAGCGCGATGATCGCGACATCATCGTCACCGCGACCCGCCGCACCGCGCGCTTGCAGGACGTGCCGCTCAGCGTCACCGCGTTCGGGCAGGAGGAGCTCGACGACCTCGGCATCGTCGGGTTCGAGGGGATCGCCCAGAATACGCCCGGCATCGTCGTCAACCGGCCGACGCAGAATTTCAACAATTTCACCGCGCGCGGCATCAACACCAACGGCTATTCGGCCGGTCTCCAGAGCGCGGTCGCCATCTATGTCGACGAACTGCCGATCTCGGCGAACGGCAATTCGACGATCCTCGATCCCAATCTCTACGACGTCGAGCGCGTCGAGTTCCTGCGCGGGCCGCAGGGCACCTTGTTCGGGTCGAACTCGCTCGCGGGCGCGATGCGGATCATCACCAAGAGCCCCGACCTCGACGATTTCGAGGCTTCGGCGAGCGTCGACCTCGGCCTCACCGGGTCGAGCTCGGTGCGCCAACGCTATAATGCGATGGTGAACCTGCCGATCATGAAGGATGAGATCGCGCTGCGCGTCACCGGCTATTACCGCAACGAGGACGGCTGGGTCGACAATATCGGCACCGGGATCGAGGATTCGAACAGCCTCGAGGCGTTCGGCGGACGCGCGATCCTGCTCCTCCAGCCGAGCGACCGGATGAAGGTCAAGCTGCTCGCCTCCTACGAGAACAGCAAGCCCGCGGACTCGGCGCTGACCAACCCGCTGCTCGGCAAGTTCGTGCGCAATTCGGACCGCCCCGACCTGTTCCAGGGCAAGCTCACCAATTATAATGTGACGATCAATTACGAGTTCGATTTCGCCGAGCTGATCAGCTCGACGACGCTGTCAGACTATGACGCCTCCTTCTATGTCGACCTTGCGGGCACTTTTGCGCAGGCCTTTCCCTTCGCGCTCGATGCCTATGGCTTCGATGACCTGTTCGTTCAGGAAACGCGGCTGGTGTCGCGCCACGACGGGCCGATCGAATGGGTCGCGGGCTTCTTCTATTACGACAAGCGCCGCACCGTCGATTTCGCCTATCGCTCGAGCCTCGAATATCTGACCGATAACAATCTGACCGGGCTGCCCGACGAATATTACCAGCGCTTCAACAGCTATACCGACCAGAAGGAGATCGCGGGCTTCGGCGAAGTGACCGGGCGCTTCAGCGACAGTTTCTGGGTCACCGGCGGGCTGCGCTACGGCAGCACCGAGGTGCAGAGCTTCACCCGCGGCGGCGGCTATAACAGCAATTATCTGACGCTCGCTTTCCTGGGCGTGCAGAATTTCCCGCTCACCGTCACCGATATTCCCTATTCCGAAGGGCTGAAGGTCAAGGACGACCGCCTGTCGTGGAAAGCCAGCGTGTCGTGGAAGCCGGTCGACAGCCTGACCACCTATGCCACGGTGTCGACGGGGTTCCGCACGCCGGTCGTCAACGCGCGCGCCGGGCTGGTCAGCGCGATCGATCCCGACGACCTGATCATCCCCGACGGCGCGAAGTCGGACAGCGTGACCAATTACGAGCTCGGGCTGAAGGGCCGCTGGCTCGGCGGCGATCTCGTTGCCAATATCGCGGCCTATTATATCGACTGGAAGGATATTCAGGTTCAGGCGAACCGCGTCTCGGACTCGATCCAGTTCGCGACCAACATTGGCGGCGCCGAAAGCTATGGCCTCGAATTCGAGTTTCTCGCGCGGCCCGTCCAGGGTCTGAGCCTCGCGCTCAACGGTTCGTTCAACCGCGCGAAGGTCACCGACCTGACGCCCGGCGAGGCGGCGATTTCGGGCGCCGAGCTCGGCACCCGCCTGGCTTCTCCGCATTTTCAGGGGTCGGGCACGCTGCGCTATGATTTCGCGATCGGCGGCGGCGACAGCGCCTATGCCGCGGTCAATGTATCGCACGCCGGTTCCTTCCCGAACCAGTTCCCCAATGTGCCGGGCAATCCCGCTGCGGTCAGCCCGACCTACGATTTCACCGAGGCGTGGACCAATGTGAACCTCTATGCCGGGGCGAAGCTGGGGGCGATCGACCTCGGCGCCTATGTCGAAAATCTCTTCGACGACAGCAAGATCACCTATGTCCATCCCGAGGCCTTCCTCGACGGCCGCTACGCCCGCATGCGTCCGCGCACGATCGGCGTCCGCGCCAACTACCGCTTCTAA
- a CDS encoding TetR/AcrR family transcriptional regulator produces the protein MASKAKSAVKRPSKAEQRAEMMEQILDTAELLFSKHGFHGVTLKDVAKQVGVHHTLLNYYFDDKRRLFDAVFARRAVVTIDKRMQALDDYDRAAGGKPTVEGALHAFLDTDLDLYIQGGEGWKNYGAFGAQASNSPEGAEFMDKYFDPVVLRLIEILKKALPDAAEEDIFWGYHFVTGALMLTLARTGRIDKLSHGLCHSDDYEAVKTRMARFMAAGFREICDQRKQDRG, from the coding sequence TTGGCGTCGAAGGCAAAGAGTGCGGTGAAGCGCCCGTCGAAGGCGGAACAGCGCGCCGAAATGATGGAGCAGATCCTCGACACCGCCGAACTCCTGTTTTCGAAGCACGGCTTTCACGGCGTGACGCTGAAGGATGTCGCGAAACAGGTCGGGGTCCACCACACTTTGCTCAACTATTATTTCGACGACAAAAGGAGGCTGTTCGACGCGGTGTTCGCGCGGCGCGCCGTGGTGACGATCGACAAACGGATGCAGGCGCTCGACGATTACGACCGCGCGGCGGGCGGCAAGCCGACGGTCGAAGGCGCGCTCCACGCCTTCCTCGACACCGACCTCGATCTCTATATCCAGGGCGGCGAAGGCTGGAAGAATTACGGCGCATTCGGCGCGCAGGCGTCGAACAGCCCAGAGGGCGCCGAATTCATGGACAAATATTTCGACCCCGTCGTGCTCCGCCTGATCGAGATATTGAAAAAGGCGCTGCCCGACGCGGCCGAGGAAGATATTTTCTGGGGCTATCATTTCGTCACCGGCGCGCTGATGCTGACGCTCGCGCGCACCGGGCGCATCGACAAATTGTCGCACGGCCTCTGCCACTCGGACGATTATGAAGCGGTCAAGACGCGCATGGCGCGCTTCATGGCCGCGGGCTTCCGCGAAATCTGCGACCAGCGCAAGCAGGACAGGGGCTAG
- the pip gene encoding prolyl aminopeptidase, translating to MDFSRLQASSKIGEDWVYPQPPCLNFGWLEVDRDPAHRIYWEEYGNPAGEPVMFLHGGPGGACAPVMARFFDPKRYRVILFDQRGCGKSEPNVASAGPAVALAKNTTADLIGDIEKLRDKLEIAGPMHVFGGSWGSTLAMAYAIAHPEHCASLILRGIFLGAPEDLLYLYQGNAATWADDPYALTEPGAYMKYPAEWAELLSVLTPEERGDVMKSYKAIFDMVPATEAETERQLKAALTWSLWEGVISNMIPETADTGKFGEADFALCFAQIEAHYFANALFLPAGHFFDNIATLAGIPTHIVHGRFDEVCPLTQASRLVAALRGAGAEPATYVVTNAGHSAMERENALALTAVMDGLARIGE from the coding sequence ATGGATTTTTCGCGATTGCAGGCGTCGAGCAAGATCGGCGAGGACTGGGTCTATCCGCAGCCGCCGTGCCTGAATTTCGGCTGGCTCGAAGTCGACCGCGATCCCGCGCACCGCATCTATTGGGAGGAATATGGCAATCCCGCGGGCGAACCGGTGATGTTCCTCCACGGCGGTCCGGGTGGCGCCTGCGCCCCCGTCATGGCGCGCTTCTTCGACCCGAAACGTTATCGCGTGATCCTGTTCGACCAGCGCGGCTGCGGCAAGAGCGAGCCCAATGTCGCCTCGGCGGGCCCCGCGGTGGCGCTGGCGAAAAACACCACCGCCGACCTGATCGGCGACATCGAGAAATTGCGCGACAAGCTGGAGATCGCGGGGCCGATGCACGTCTTTGGCGGCAGCTGGGGCAGCACGCTTGCGATGGCCTATGCCATCGCGCATCCCGAGCATTGCGCAAGCCTGATCCTGCGCGGCATCTTCCTGGGGGCGCCCGAGGATCTGCTCTATCTCTATCAGGGCAATGCCGCGACGTGGGCCGACGATCCCTACGCCCTCACCGAACCCGGCGCTTATATGAAATATCCCGCGGAATGGGCCGAACTCCTGTCGGTGCTGACCCCCGAAGAGCGCGGCGACGTGATGAAATCCTACAAGGCGATCTTCGACATGGTCCCCGCGACCGAAGCCGAGACGGAGCGCCAGCTCAAGGCGGCGCTGACCTGGTCCTTGTGGGAGGGCGTGATTTCGAACATGATTCCCGAGACGGCCGACACCGGCAAGTTCGGCGAAGCCGATTTCGCGCTCTGCTTCGCGCAGATCGAGGCGCATTATTTCGCCAACGCGCTGTTCCTCCCGGCGGGGCATTTCTTCGACAATATCGCCACGCTCGCCGGCATTCCCACCCATATCGTCCACGGCCGCTTCGACGAGGTGTGCCCGCTGACGCAGGCGTCAAGGCTCGTCGCAGCGCTGCGCGGGGCCGGGGCGGAGCCCGCCACTTACGTCGTGACCAACGCCGGACATAGCGCGATGGAGCGCGAGAATGCGCTGGCGCTGACCGCGGTGATGGACGGGCTGGCGCGTATCGGGGAGTGA
- a CDS encoding AMP-binding protein: MELERRRHLAAAAAESRGVPMIDGSMQSYGLTLDKFLSHAAKWHAQAEVVSAAADGSIARIGYAALYERARAVSGALHAMGVRAGHRVATLAWNTQGHLESWYGIIGMGAVCHTLNPRLTAAQIGAMLVQSEAGVLLVSPDLLPLAEAATRNVGSVRRILLLDTAEADAGEGDGRVAVGALEPALAAASADVAWGQFDENSPSGLCFTSGTTGAPKGVTYTHRGCYLHTMRQLQADVMGVRARDAVLAVVPMFHANAWGLPFSVPAAGGKLVLPGRHSDGAHLAALIRGEGVTAGVGVPTVWLGLVEHLEREGGDVPTLERILVGGAPMPPALMERIERRLGAEVQTSWGMTELSPLGTAAVPGDPDRTAGVSGKPAIGIDLLLTDAEGRALAEQRGAEGHLRVRGPSVVERYFGQDEPATDADGWFDTGDLARLDRAGNLTITGRSKDLIKSGGEWINPAEIEALVGALPQVSLAAVIGRSDPKWGERPILLVETNGASISDEDLLAPLRERVASWWIPDAIVRLDAMPLAPTGKIDKMQLRADYGQV, from the coding sequence GTGGAACTGGAACGTCGGCGTCATCTCGCCGCCGCTGCCGCCGAAAGCCGCGGGGTGCCAATGATCGACGGTTCGATGCAATCCTATGGCCTGACGCTCGACAAATTCCTCTCCCACGCCGCCAAATGGCACGCGCAAGCCGAGGTCGTATCGGCCGCGGCGGACGGAAGCATCGCGCGGATCGGCTATGCCGCGCTTTACGAACGCGCGCGGGCGGTGTCGGGGGCGCTGCATGCGATGGGCGTGCGTGCGGGGCACCGCGTCGCGACGCTCGCGTGGAACACGCAGGGGCATCTCGAAAGCTGGTACGGGATCATCGGCATGGGCGCGGTGTGCCACACGCTGAACCCGCGGCTGACCGCGGCGCAGATCGGCGCGATGCTGGTGCAGTCCGAAGCGGGGGTCCTGCTCGTCAGCCCCGACCTGCTGCCGCTCGCCGAAGCGGCGACGCGCAATGTCGGGAGCGTGCGGCGGATTCTGCTGCTCGACACCGCCGAAGCCGATGCGGGCGAGGGGGATGGCCGCGTCGCGGTCGGCGCGCTCGAACCGGCGCTCGCGGCGGCCTCGGCCGACGTCGCCTGGGGGCAATTCGACGAGAACAGCCCCTCGGGGCTCTGCTTCACCTCGGGCACCACCGGCGCGCCGAAGGGCGTCACTTACACCCATCGCGGCTGTTATCTCCACACGATGCGGCAGTTGCAGGCCGATGTGATGGGCGTGCGCGCGCGCGACGCGGTGCTCGCGGTGGTGCCGATGTTCCACGCCAACGCCTGGGGGTTGCCCTTTTCGGTTCCCGCCGCCGGCGGCAAGCTCGTGCTGCCCGGCCGCCACAGCGACGGCGCGCATCTGGCGGCGCTGATCCGCGGCGAGGGGGTGACCGCGGGGGTCGGCGTGCCGACCGTGTGGCTGGGCCTTGTCGAACATCTTGAGCGCGAGGGGGGCGACGTGCCGACGCTCGAGCGCATCCTCGTGGGCGGCGCGCCGATGCCGCCCGCGCTGATGGAACGGATCGAACGACGGCTGGGCGCCGAGGTGCAGACGAGCTGGGGCATGACCGAGCTGTCGCCGCTCGGCACCGCGGCGGTCCCTGGCGATCCCGATCGCACCGCCGGCGTGTCGGGAAAACCCGCGATCGGCATCGACCTGCTGCTCACCGACGCCGAGGGACGCGCGCTCGCCGAGCAGCGCGGCGCCGAGGGGCATCTGCGCGTCCGCGGGCCGAGCGTCGTCGAACGCTATTTCGGGCAGGATGAGCCCGCGACCGACGCCGATGGCTGGTTCGACACCGGCGACCTCGCGCGGCTCGACCGCGCCGGCAATCTGACGATCACCGGGCGGTCGAAGGACCTGATCAAATCGGGCGGCGAATGGATCAACCCCGCCGAGATCGAGGCGCTGGTCGGCGCGCTGCCGCAGGTGTCGCTCGCGGCGGTGATCGGGCGCAGCGATCCCAAATGGGGCGAGCGGCCGATCCTGCTGGTCGAGACCAACGGCGCGTCGATCAGCGACGAGGACCTGCTCGCGCCGCTGCGCGAACGCGTCGCCTCCTGGTGGATTCCCGACGCGATCGTACGGCTCGACGCGATGCCGCTCGCGCCGACCGGCAAGATCGACAAAATGCAATTGCGGGCCGATTACGGTCAGGTGTAG
- a CDS encoding S9 family peptidase: protein MRKLALFGASLLALTAQISLAQEEQPPAAPPSEAAAPAEPPAAMSASAVGSARLAPNRRFTGADLFDLAIAADPQISPDGRHIAYVRRANDIMTDRAVSSIWLIDTRTGAETPIAGRQGGAFSPRWSPDGKRLAFASTEGGSAQLWVRWMDGGEAVRLTGLPTSPSSIAWSPDGRSIAYTMLVKDEGPKFGSAPANKPEGAKWAEPLEVRDLLTYRADGEGYLEPGFEKIFLVPATGGSPRQLTFGPYHDGGPLSWSRDGRTLYFAANRRPDWESDPVESEIYALDVESGGVTALTDRNGPDANPIVSPDGGKIAYLGFDDKLRAYENTQLYVMNRDGSGQRSLTADWDHGIDAIEWAGDGRSVYAQYDDHGETKVARIALDGSVRTAATGLSGGGLDRPYTGGSFTVSDDGAIAFTGGTPTRPAEVQLARGGSARMLTDLNRSLREVKSLGEVRKITAASSHDGKTIEGWLTLPPGHVEGQRVPLILEIHGGPFAAYGPHFATDNQLYAAAGYAVLSANPRGSTSYGAAFANEIDKAYPGNDYFDLISIVDRAIELGVADPDALFVTGGSGGGVLTSWIVGKTNRFKAAVTQKPVINWTTQALTADGPAFFGRYWLGAQPWENHELYWSRSPLSLVGNVETPTMVVVGAEDYRTPVSESEQYYTALRLRGVPTALVKVPGASHGGIAARPSQSAAKAAAILAWFEKYRKGWTRPAGK, encoded by the coding sequence ATGCGCAAACTGGCATTGTTCGGGGCGAGCCTCCTCGCCCTCACCGCGCAGATCAGCCTCGCGCAGGAAGAACAGCCACCCGCCGCCCCGCCGTCCGAAGCCGCCGCGCCGGCCGAGCCTCCCGCCGCGATGTCGGCCTCCGCCGTCGGCAGCGCGAGGCTCGCCCCCAACCGCCGCTTCACCGGCGCCGACCTGTTCGACCTCGCGATCGCCGCCGATCCGCAGATCAGCCCCGACGGCCGCCATATCGCCTATGTCCGCCGCGCGAACGACATCATGACCGACCGCGCGGTCAGCTCGATCTGGCTGATCGATACCCGGACCGGCGCGGAAACGCCGATCGCCGGCCGGCAGGGCGGTGCCTTTTCGCCGCGCTGGTCGCCCGACGGCAAGCGCCTTGCCTTCGCGTCGACCGAGGGCGGCAGCGCGCAGCTCTGGGTCCGCTGGATGGACGGCGGCGAAGCGGTGCGCCTCACCGGCCTGCCGACCAGCCCGTCGAGTATCGCCTGGTCGCCCGACGGCCGCTCGATCGCCTATACGATGCTGGTCAAGGACGAGGGACCGAAATTCGGCAGCGCCCCCGCGAACAAGCCCGAGGGCGCGAAATGGGCCGAACCGCTCGAAGTGCGCGACCTCCTCACCTATCGCGCCGACGGCGAGGGCTATCTCGAACCCGGCTTCGAGAAAATCTTCCTTGTCCCCGCGACCGGCGGCTCGCCGCGCCAGCTGACCTTCGGCCCCTATCACGACGGCGGCCCCCTGAGCTGGTCGCGCGACGGCCGCACGCTCTATTTCGCCGCCAACCGGCGCCCCGACTGGGAGAGCGATCCGGTCGAAAGCGAAATCTATGCGCTCGACGTCGAGAGCGGCGGAGTCACCGCGCTCACCGACCGCAACGGCCCCGACGCGAACCCGATCGTCTCGCCCGACGGCGGCAAGATCGCTTACCTCGGTTTCGATGACAAACTGCGCGCTTATGAAAACACCCAGCTCTATGTGATGAACCGCGACGGATCGGGCCAGCGCAGCCTGACCGCCGATTGGGACCATGGCATCGACGCGATCGAATGGGCCGGCGACGGACGCAGCGTCTATGCGCAATATGACGACCATGGCGAGACGAAGGTCGCGCGCATCGCCCTCGACGGATCGGTGCGCACCGCCGCGACCGGCCTGTCGGGCGGCGGGCTCGACCGCCCCTATACCGGCGGCAGCTTCACCGTGTCGGACGACGGCGCGATCGCCTTCACCGGCGGCACCCCCACCCGCCCCGCCGAAGTTCAGCTGGCGCGCGGCGGATCGGCGCGCATGCTCACCGATCTCAACCGCAGCTTGCGCGAAGTGAAATCGCTCGGCGAGGTCCGCAAGATCACCGCCGCCTCCAGCCACGACGGCAAGACGATCGAGGGCTGGCTGACGCTGCCGCCCGGCCATGTCGAGGGCCAGCGCGTGCCGCTGATCCTCGAAATCCATGGCGGCCCTTTCGCGGCCTATGGCCCGCATTTCGCGACCGACAACCAGCTCTACGCCGCCGCGGGCTATGCCGTGCTCTCGGCCAATCCGCGCGGTTCGACGAGCTATGGCGCGGCCTTCGCGAACGAGATCGACAAGGCCTATCCGGGCAATGACTATTTCGACCTGATCTCGATCGTCGACCGCGCGATCGAACTCGGCGTCGCCGACCCGGATGCGCTGTTCGTCACCGGCGGCTCGGGCGGCGGTGTGCTGACGAGCTGGATCGTGGGGAAGACCAACCGGTTCAAGGCGGCGGTCACGCAAAAGCCGGTGATCAACTGGACGACGCAGGCGCTCACCGCCGACGGCCCCGCTTTCTTCGGCCGCTACTGGCTCGGCGCGCAGCCGTGGGAGAATCACGAGCTTTACTGGTCGCGTTCGCCGCTGTCGCTCGTCGGCAATGTCGAAACCCCGACGATGGTCGTGGTCGGCGCCGAGGATTATCGCACCCCGGTCAGCGAATCCGAACAATATTACACCGCGCTCCGCCTCCGCGGCGTGCCCACCGCGCTCGTCAAGGTGCCCGGCGCCAGCCACGGCGGCATCGCGGCACGCCCGTCGCAATCGGCCGCCAAGGCCGCGGCGATCCTCGCCTGGTTCGAGAAATACCGGAAGGGCTGGACGCGGCCGGCGGGGAAATAG
- a CDS encoding carboxylesterase family protein: MIRRLSGFALAVAALCASPVAAAGPVVDAPAGKVEGSETKGIRVFKGIPYAAPPVGKLRWAPPQPAEHWAGVRGATRFGAACMQPGPRGPSIYAWDLPAMSEDCLSLNIWAPRQAKDAPVFVWIHGGALTGGSGGDPIYDGSALAERGIVVVSINYRLGALGWFAHPQLSAESADGVSGNYGLLDQIAALKWVKRNIGAFGGSAGNVSIAGESAGALSVMYLMTAPAARGLFHKAVAQSAYMVSAPGLRAPLNGMVPAEAQGVDLAARLGAADLAALRALPAKEIAEKAPRAGYFPFPAVDGKIVPRQLVDSFDRNEQAPVPILAGFNAGEIRSLRFLLPKPPGDAAAYEAAIRANYGEFADAFLARYPAKNIEESMLAATRDAMYGWTSERLVSNQAALGQGAYFYYFDHGYPATAEWNLHAFHAAELPYIFGTAGKTPPLWPKIPDDLTERWLADAMGDYWASFARSGRPQAEGQPDWPDYSDDAGFLHIVEAPKAGHRLLPGTAALHEAVMCRRRAAGDIAWNWNVGVISPPLPPKAAGCQ; encoded by the coding sequence ATGATCCGCCGCCTGTCCGGCTTCGCGCTTGCCGTCGCCGCGCTCTGTGCCTCGCCGGTCGCGGCGGCGGGGCCGGTGGTCGACGCGCCCGCGGGCAAGGTCGAGGGCAGCGAGACGAAGGGCATCCGCGTCTTCAAGGGCATTCCTTACGCTGCGCCGCCGGTCGGCAAGCTGCGCTGGGCGCCGCCGCAGCCGGCGGAGCACTGGGCGGGCGTGCGCGGCGCGACGCGCTTCGGCGCGGCGTGCATGCAGCCCGGACCGCGCGGTCCCAGCATCTATGCCTGGGACCTACCGGCGATGAGCGAGGATTGCCTGTCGCTCAACATCTGGGCGCCCAGGCAAGCAAAGGATGCGCCGGTGTTCGTGTGGATCCACGGCGGCGCGCTGACCGGCGGGTCGGGGGGCGATCCGATCTACGACGGCAGCGCGCTCGCCGAGCGCGGGATCGTCGTCGTGTCGATCAACTACCGGCTCGGCGCGCTCGGCTGGTTCGCGCATCCGCAGCTCAGCGCCGAATCGGCCGACGGTGTGTCGGGCAATTACGGGCTGCTCGACCAGATCGCGGCGCTCAAATGGGTCAAGCGCAACATCGGCGCCTTCGGCGGCAGCGCGGGCAATGTGTCGATCGCGGGCGAGTCGGCGGGCGCGCTCAGCGTCATGTATCTGATGACCGCGCCCGCCGCGCGCGGGCTGTTCCACAAGGCGGTCGCGCAGAGCGCCTATATGGTGTCGGCGCCGGGGCTGCGTGCGCCGCTGAACGGCATGGTGCCCGCCGAGGCGCAGGGCGTTGACCTCGCCGCCAGGCTCGGCGCCGCCGACCTCGCGGCGCTGCGCGCACTGCCCGCGAAGGAAATCGCCGAAAAGGCGCCGAGGGCGGGCTATTTCCCGTTCCCCGCCGTCGATGGCAAAATCGTGCCGCGCCAGCTGGTCGACAGCTTCGACCGCAACGAGCAGGCGCCCGTGCCGATCCTCGCGGGCTTCAACGCCGGTGAAATCCGCTCGCTGCGCTTTCTACTGCCCAAGCCGCCGGGCGACGCCGCGGCCTATGAAGCCGCGATCCGCGCCAATTACGGCGAGTTCGCCGACGCCTTCCTCGCACGCTATCCGGCGAAGAATATCGAGGAAAGCATGCTCGCGGCGACGCGCGACGCGATGTATGGCTGGACCTCCGAACGGCTGGTGTCGAACCAGGCGGCGCTGGGGCAGGGCGCCTATTTCTATTATTTCGACCATGGCTATCCGGCGACCGCCGAATGGAATCTCCACGCCTTCCATGCCGCCGAGCTGCCCTATATTTTCGGCACCGCGGGCAAGACGCCGCCCTTGTGGCCGAAGATTCCCGACGACCTGACCGAGCGCTGGCTCGCCGATGCGATGGGCGATTATTGGGCGAGCTTCGCGCGCAGCGGCCGCCCGCAGGCGGAGGGCCAGCCCGACTGGCCCGACTATTCGGACGACGCGGGTTTCCTCCATATCGTCGAGGCGCCGAAGGCGGGGCACCGCCTGCTCCCCGGCACCGCGGCGCTGCACGAGGCGGTGATGTGCCGCCGCCGCGCGGCGGGCGACATAGCGTGGAACTGGAACGTCGGCGTCATCTCGCCGCCGCTGCCGCCGAAAGCCGCGGGGTGCCAATGA
- a CDS encoding L,D-transpeptidase family protein, whose protein sequence is MAPVRGARRRCAPLFLTLLALGGTLAPPALAAPAAQSAPLAGAIREEARGDVKRFYAARGYKPLWVRAGKIGPEAAILLGYLSTARFDGLKPASYDVRDLEGAIARSRGGDPRALARAEVELSNAFARYVRDMRRPGDAKMDYADKSLKPRKADTETTLRAAAFPKDFGDYMKNMGWMSEHYVRLRTLMRRAQGGGAPEEVMDRLRLNLDRTRILPGPYTHHIVVDASSGQLWYYGSGKRVGVMKVVVGAPETQTPMLAGKLQWAILNPYWNVPDYLAQKSIAPKVLAGRSLASLRMEALSDWGPNPRKLKSSEIDWPAVAAGQQVLRLRELPGKSNSMGKVKFLFPNDDGIYLHDTPDRALLAKPDRHFSNGCIRLENAARLGQWLLHRSINTKSKAPEQAVPLPVEVPVYLTYITAKATERGIAFRDDVYGRDG, encoded by the coding sequence ATGGCGCCCGTTCGGGGGGCGCGGCGCCGCTGCGCTCCCCTGTTCCTGACCCTGCTGGCGCTCGGCGGCACGCTCGCGCCGCCCGCGCTTGCCGCGCCCGCCGCCCAAAGTGCCCCACTGGCGGGCGCGATCCGCGAGGAGGCCCGCGGCGACGTCAAACGCTTCTATGCCGCGCGCGGCTACAAGCCGCTATGGGTTCGCGCGGGCAAGATCGGGCCCGAAGCCGCGATATTGCTCGGCTATCTTTCAACCGCGCGCTTCGACGGCCTCAAGCCCGCATCCTATGACGTGCGCGATCTCGAGGGCGCGATCGCCCGTTCGCGCGGCGGCGATCCGCGCGCCCTCGCGCGCGCCGAGGTCGAATTGTCAAATGCCTTCGCACGCTATGTCCGCGACATGCGCCGCCCCGGCGATGCGAAGATGGACTATGCCGACAAGTCGCTGAAGCCGAGGAAGGCCGACACCGAAACCACCCTCCGCGCAGCCGCCTTTCCGAAGGATTTCGGCGACTACATGAAAAATATGGGCTGGATGAGCGAACATTATGTCCGCCTCCGCACCCTGATGCGCCGCGCGCAGGGCGGCGGCGCGCCCGAGGAGGTGATGGACCGCCTTCGCCTCAACCTCGACCGCACCCGCATCCTGCCCGGCCCCTACACGCACCATATCGTCGTCGACGCTTCGTCGGGCCAGCTCTGGTATTATGGGTCGGGCAAGCGCGTGGGCGTGATGAAGGTCGTCGTCGGCGCCCCCGAAACGCAGACGCCGATGCTCGCGGGCAAGCTGCAATGGGCGATCCTCAACCCCTATTGGAACGTTCCCGACTATCTCGCGCAAAAGAGCATCGCGCCCAAAGTGCTCGCGGGACGCAGCCTCGCGTCGCTGCGCATGGAGGCGCTGTCCGACTGGGGCCCCAATCCGCGCAAGCTCAAATCGTCCGAGATCGACTGGCCCGCCGTCGCCGCGGGCCAGCAGGTGCTGCGCCTGCGCGAACTGCCCGGCAAGAGCAATTCGATGGGCAAGGTGAAATTCCTCTTCCCCAACGACGACGGCATCTATCTGCACGACACGCCCGATCGCGCGCTGCTCGCCAAGCCCGACCGCCATTTCTCGAACGGCTGCATCCGGCTCGAAAATGCGGCCAGGCTCGGCCAGTGGCTGCTCCACCGCTCGATCAACACCAAGTCGAAGGCGCCCGAACAGGCGGTGCCGCTGCCGGTCGAGGTGCCCGTCTACCTCACCTATATCACCGCCAAGGCGACGGAGCGCGGCATCGCCTTCCGCGACGACGTTTACGGGCGGGACGGGTAG